One Triticum dicoccoides isolate Atlit2015 ecotype Zavitan chromosome 4B, WEW_v2.0, whole genome shotgun sequence genomic window carries:
- the LOC119295482 gene encoding stress response protein nst1-like, producing the protein MCILCAVQRWSRRVATMLPWLVLPLILLWALSQLLPTAYRFEVTSPRLACVSVLLLTLFWYEILLPRLSLWRARRSARLREERRAHALELQKLRKTATRRCRNCNNPYRDQNPGGGKFMCSYCGHVSKRPVLDLGPAGKVPTGWPCSQDWANAVGDPGYWLDLRCSADNSYSGFSWRLFSTFYVSVAWFWKKVFRFGSSGDGSGLGRDGKMLTKGDNAGKAEESRVDKAKRKAEEKRLARLEKEMLEEEEKKQREEMAKLVEERRRLRDEKAEAEERSKGATPVGEKDARKEAERKRQERRRKEDKGSSKSNSDCEDIERRVSREGEWKRYFDRRNEPDRRDTGRVGADGYKPHNFEANVQGSKVVQSKTKYFGCMTGGLLSSSRGFSGGSIFGRSTQAPAPQANKVTKPLVTATDQSNTVKRDAQSAAAQAMAKSATTGETRNMWNNSHQPVSPNMQAHPTGPKKSWHQLFSRSTSVSPCPDVTAAAREKKGQPELNGAQISSAQNFLAHYPPLDSNPRLSQSMHITGFSLVNGAPPNTPPSHFPAGHTPFCAEAETAVLEELERFEDPCYDPDAIALLGPVSESLDNFPPDWDNRFTLSGVAKEPHVKPSPIESPLSRSRTVEEKPIKPSHFSISKGPDGSMTPEATDEQGTWQMWSTPLVQDTLGLRGPQMQWLLPNKDQFNHGVSNLNGGTRSPLGAGLHDSDLWLQKSPFQQLPLDTESLFLSHNFPETPAHSELGFGSPNKVARAHPFGPPGPGHPWPKEDLVLNGPQGASQIHSPTGAHAGLFPTNPDTQSVWSFDQKRDSMEPTK; encoded by the exons ATGTGTATACTGTGCGCCGTGCAACGGTGGTCGCGGCGCGTCGCCACCATGCTGCCGTGGCTCGTCCTCCCCCTCATCCTCCTCTGGGCGCTCTCCCAGCTCCTGCCCACAGCCTACCGCTTCGAGGTCACCTCTCCGCGCCTCGCCTGTGTCTCCGTCCTGCTCCTCACCCTCTTCTGGTACGAGATTCTTCTCCCACGCCTCTCCCTCTGGCGCGCACGCCGCTCCGCGCGCCTTCGCGAGGAGCGCCGTGCCCACGCTCTGGAGCTACAGAAGCTACGCAAGACAGCCACACGCCGCTGCCGCAACTGCAACAACCCATATAGGGACCAGAACCCTGGAGGCGGCAAGTTCATGTGCTCTTACTGTGGCCACGTATCCAAGCGGCCTGTGCTTGATCTTGGCCCTGCAGGGAAGGTCCCAACTGGTTGGCCTTGCAGTCAGGATTGGGCCAATGCTGTAGGTGACCCAGGTTACTGGCTTGACCTGCGCTGCTCCGCCGACAATTCATACTCAGGGTTCTCATGGCGGCTGTTCTCGACCTTCTATGTGAGCGTGGCATGGTTCTGGAAGAAAGTGTTCAGGTTTGGGTCATCAGGGGACGGTAGTGGCTTGGGCCGGGATGGCAAAATGTTGACAAAAGGAGATAATGCAGGGAAGGCTGAGGAGAGCAGAGTGGACAAGGCAAAAAGGAAGGCTGAAGAGAAGAGGTTGGCGAGGTTAGAGAAGGAAATGCTGGAGGAGGAGGAAAAGAAGCAGCGGGAAGAGATGGCAAAACTAGTAGAGGAGCGTAGAAGGCTGAGGGATGAGAAAGCAGAGGCTGAGGAACGATCCAAAGGCGCTACCCCTGTCGGGGAGAAGGATGCTAGGAAGGAAGCAGAACGAAAGCGTCAGGAGAGAAGGAGGAAGGAAGACAAGGGATCAAGCAAGAGTAATTCAGATTGTGAGGATATTGAGAGAAGAGTGAGCAGAGAGGGTGAATGGAAGCGGTACTTCGATAGAAGGAATGAGCCAGACAGGCGGGATACAGGTAGAGTTGGAGCAGATGGATATAAGCCTCATAACTTTGAAGCTAATGTTCAGGGTAGTAAGGTAGTACAGAGCAAGACAAAATATTTTGGCTGTATGACTGGAGGTTTGTTATCTTCTTCCAGAGGTTTCAGCGGTGGTTCCATTTTTGGTAGGAGTACTCAGGCCCCTGCTCCTCAAGCTAACAAGGTGACTAAACCACTTGTTACTGCAACTGACCAGAGTAATACAGTTAAAAGAGATGCCCAGTCTGCAGCTGCACAAGCAATGGCCAAATCTGCTACCACTGGAGAAACTAGAAATATGTGGAATAATTCTCATCAACCT GTTAGTCCAAATATGCAGGCACATCCTACAGGTCCTAAAAAGTCATGGCATCAGCTGTTTAGCCGCTCAACatcagtttctccttgtcctgatgTTACTGCTGCAGCTCGTGAAAAGAAGGGGCAACCAGAACTAAATGGAGCACAGATAAGCAGTGCCCAAAATTTTCTGGCTCACTATCCTCCTCTGGACAGCAATCCAAGGTTAAGCCAGTCAATGCATATTACAGGGTTTTCACTAGTAAATGGAGCACCTCCCAACACACCTCCATCTCATTTTCCAGCTGGGCACACACCCTTCTGTGCTGAGGCAGAAACAGCAGTATTGGAAGAACTGGAGAGGTTTGAGGACCCGTGCTATGATCCAGATGCAATTGCATTGCTTGGGCCAGTTTCAGAATCCCTAGACAACTTTCCTCCAGACTGGGATAACAGGTTTACCTTGAGTGGTGTCGCCAAGGAACCACATGTTAAGCCGTCACCAATTGAGTCTCCCCTGTCAAGATCACGGACTGTTGAAGAAAAGCCTATAAAACCATCACATTTTTCTATTTCCAAAGGGCCTGATGGTTCCATGACACCTGAGGCTACCGATGAGCAAGGCACATGGCAAATGTGGAGCACACCATTGGTGCAGGACACTTTAGGCCTGCGAGGTCCTCAGATGCAGTGGCTTTTACCAAATAAGGATCAGTTTAACCATGGTGTCAGTAACTTGAATGGCGGAACAAGGAGCCCCCTCGGTGCTGGTTTGCATGACAGTGATTTATGGCTGCAGAAATCACCCTTCCAGCAATTGCCTCTTGATACAGAGAGTCTGTTCCTTTCACACAATTTTCCAGAAACTCCTGCTCACAGTGAGTTGGGTTTCGGATCTCCAAACAAAGTGGCCCGTGCACACCCCTTTGGGCCACCTGGTCCTGGTCATCCTTGGCCCAA GGAGGATCTGGTGCTGAATGGACCTCAGGGAGCAAGTCAAATCCACTCACCGACTGGAGCGCATGCTGGCTTATTTCCAACTAATCCTGATACGCAGTCAGTTTGGTCGTTCGATCAAAAAAGAGACAGCATGGAACCTACAAAATGA